Proteins co-encoded in one Pelobates fuscus isolate aPelFus1 chromosome 5, aPelFus1.pri, whole genome shotgun sequence genomic window:
- the LOC134612176 gene encoding putative nuclease HARBI1 has product MEVIQQLVFALFGFWFFEIKVHAALYERRLRAAKRNTAEKRRKLMAWVLSREEKYTFVRQRQRRQRYRMLLLLSKQRRRPVIWALRRANEWWDVTVPGFTHTQWVHNFRMSEETFLYLCAKLGPAMEKQTTNFRACVPVRKRVAIALWKLATNSEYRSIGHLFGVSKSSVCRCVQNFCKAVCTLLATEIIHFPDWQKLKDMADYFENRWGLPQCVGAIDGSHIPIIAPQEYHTDYFNRKGWHSIILQGVVDGKGLFWSVNVGKPGSLHDARVLRLSTFWDWVGQGGLYPVCTKNIGGVNVGYYVLGDSAYPLQNWLLKPFPDNGRLTLEQQTYNKKTSRARVVVENAFGRLKGRWHCLMKRNDSDIALVKSMVLTCCALHNLCERHGEDFHQDWNTSAEEPGRVITLDSEEECSEIRQALMRHLNL; this is encoded by the exons atggaggtcatccagcagctcgtctttgCTCTATTTGGCTTTTGGTTCTTTGAAATCAAAGTACATGCCGCACTTTATGAGAGAAGGTTGCGAGCGGCGAAGAGAAACAcagcagaaaagagaagaaaacttaTGGCTTGGGTCTTGAGCCGGGAGGAGAAGTACACCTTTGTGCGGCAAAGACAAAGACGGCAGCGCTATAGG atgcTTCTCCTTTTGTCAAAACAGCGCCGCCGACCAGTCATTTGGGCTCTCCGCCGCGCCAATGAGTGGTGGGATGTGACCGTCcctggattcacacacacacagtgggtgcaCAATTTCAGAATGTCTGAGGAAACATTTTTATACCTTTGTGCAAAGCTAGGTCCAGCGATGGAGAAGCAAACCACCAACTTCAGAGCTTGTGTGCCTGTGAGGAAAAGAGTTGCCATTGCACTGTGGAAGCTGGCtaccaacagtgaatacagaagtATAGGTCATCTTTTTGGTGTCAGTAAATCATCAGTGTGCCGGTGTGTGCAGAACTTTTGTAAGGCTGTATGCACATTGCTAGCTACTGAAATTATTCATTTTCCGGACTGGCAAAAGCTTAAAGACATGGCTGACTACTTTGAGAACAGGTGGGGCCTTCCACAGTGTGTTGGTGCTATTGATGGGTCACACATACCAATAATAGCACCACAAGAATACCACACTGACTACTTCAACAGAAAAGGGTGGCATTCCATCATCCTCCAAGGAGTAGTGGATGGAAAAGGACTATTCTGGAGTGTGAACGTAGGAAAGCCTGGGAGCTTGCACGATGCTCGGGTTCTACGACTGTCCACATTTTGGGATTGGGTTGGCCAGGGAGGCCTGTATCCTGTTTGCACTAAGAACATTGGGGGGGTGAATGTTGGCTATTATGTGCTCGGGGACTCTGCCTACCCTTTACAAAATTGGCTCCTGAAACCATTTCCTGACAATGGCCGCCTGACACTAGAACAACAAACCTACAACAAGAAAACATCCAGGGCACGTGTCGTAGTTGAAAATGCATTCGGAAGACTTAAGGGTAGGTGGCATTGTCTTATGAAGAGGAATGACAGTGACATTGCACTTGTCAAATCCATGGTGCTTACTTGCTGTGCTCTTCACAATCTTTGTGAAAGACATGGAGAAGACTTCCACCAGGATTGGAATACGTCTGCAGAAGAGCCAGGACGGGTAATTACACTGGATAGCGAAGAAGAGTGCAGTGAAATACGTCAGGCTCTCATGCGGCACCTCAACCTTTAA